The following proteins come from a genomic window of Thermoproteus sp.:
- a CDS encoding YkgJ family cysteine cluster protein, with the protein MSVWSDPKFFEVKFKCIKCGVCCVGTQMELLPEDIERIEALGYKLEDFAVVDGEIIRLKNVDGHCVFYDPQTATCRIYSERPIGCRLYPLVYDGREVYVDKTCPTWNTVSRREIERLGPYVEKFVEDVKKTKLVIRLRKGL; encoded by the coding sequence GTGAGCGTCTGGTCGGACCCCAAGTTCTTCGAGGTGAAGTTCAAATGCATCAAATGCGGCGTCTGCTGCGTGGGGACCCAAATGGAGCTCTTGCCGGAAGACATAGAGCGGATAGAGGCGTTGGGCTACAAACTCGAAGACTTCGCCGTGGTGGACGGCGAGATAATAAGGCTGAAGAACGTAGACGGCCACTGCGTCTTCTACGACCCCCAGACAGCTACATGTAGGATCTATAGTGAGAGGCCTATAGGGTGTAGGCTATATCCGCTAGTCTACGACGGGAGGGAAGTATATGTCGACAAGACGTGCCCCACGTGGAATACAGTATCGAGGAGGGAGATAGAAAGGCTTGGCCCCTACGTCGAGAAGTTTGTAGAGGACGTAAAGAAGACGAAGTTGGTGATAAGGCTACGCAAAGGCCTTTAA